A genomic segment from Castor canadensis chromosome 1, mCasCan1.hap1v2, whole genome shotgun sequence encodes:
- the Svip gene encoding small VCP/p97-interacting protein, giving the protein MGMCFPCPAESAPPSPNLEEKRAKLAEAAERRQKEAASRGILDVQSVEEKRKKKEKIEKQMATSGPPPAGGLRWTVS; this is encoded by the exons ATGGGGATGTGTTTTCCCTGCCCCGCGGAGTCGGCGCCCCCTTCGCCGAACCTG gaagagaaaagagcaaaGCTTGCAGAGGCTGCAGAGAGAAGACAAAAGGAg GCCGCATCTCGGGGAATTCTAGATGTTCAATctgtggaagaaaagagaaagaaaaaggaaaaaatagaaaaacaaatggcTACATCTGGGCCACCACCAGCAGGTGGACTTAGA